Genomic segment of Cronobacter dublinensis subsp. dublinensis LMG 23823:
CGTGACCGTGGCACACCCTTGTCTGTGCCGTATTGAGATGGAGCTTCACCGGCAAGGCAGGGCGGGCAGCGTGGTCACGCAGCAGAGAAAAGTGTTGACCCTGTCACCGAACACTCCTCTCGCATTATCCACCTTCTTCTTAAACCTCGCGGCTGACGATATCATCACGCTGCGGGTCATCGTCAGCGACAGCGGCGCGACGAGTTTTTACGGGCAGTGGTCACCGCCAGGGCGCCTGTAACGCCAGTGGGCTGATTTAACATCTGTTTATAATTTTTACCGGACGATGAAATTCTTCTGCATCGGCTTTAATTATGTCAATTTGTAATTTATATGTTAATTGCAAGTTAAAATAATAACGCCTCTGCAGGAGACCTCGATATGCACAAGTCGCTTTCCCTTACGCTAATCGCTACCGCAC
This window contains:
- the csgC gene encoding curli assembly chaperone CsgC; amino-acid sequence: MLDLLMIAALSGEVAFNTQPQGTGWQVTPVVTVAHPCLCRIEMELHRQGRAGSVVTQQRKVLTLSPNTPLALSTFFLNLAADDIITLRVIVSDSGATSFYGQWSPPGRL